The Ictidomys tridecemlineatus isolate mIctTri1 chromosome 6, mIctTri1.hap1, whole genome shotgun sequence genome includes a region encoding these proteins:
- the Mbd6 gene encoding methyl-CpG-binding domain protein 6 isoform X6: MNGGNESSGADRAGGPVATSVPIGWQRCVREGAVLYISPSGTELSSLEQTRSYLLSDGTCKCGLECPLNVPKVFNFDPLAPVTLGGAGVGPASEEDMTKLCNHRRKAVAMATLYRSMETTCSHSSPGEGASPQMFHTVSPGPPSTRPSCRVPSITPLNGGPGSLPQEQPSVPQAFPSLAGPGGLFPPPRLPDPVPSGGSSSPCFLPRGNAPSPAPPPPPAISLNAPSYNWGTTVRSSLVPSDLGSPPAPHASSSPPSDPPLFHCSDALTPPPLPPSNNLLGPSGPPGPATQPPVSSATMHLPLVLGPLGGAPTVEGPGAPPFLASSLLSAAAKAQHPPLPTPSTLQGRRPRAQAPSASHSSPRPSQRRPRRPPTVLRLLEGGSPQNPRRSRPRAPAPVPPPFPIPEPSQPILPSVLSLLGLPTPGPSHSDGSFNLLGSDAHLPPPPTLSSGSPPQPRHPIQPSLPGTTSGSLSSVPGAPAPPAASKAPIVPSSVLQSPSEGLGMGAGPACPLPPLSGGEAFPFPSPEQGLALSGAGFPGMLGALPLPLNLGQPPPSPLLSHSLFGMLAGGGGQPPPEPLLPPPGGPGPPLAPGEPEGPSLLVASLLPPPPSDLLPPPSAPPSNLLASFLPLLALGPTAGDGEGSSEGAGGPSGEPFSGLGDLPPLLFPPLSAPPTLIALNSALLAASLDPPSGTPPQPCVLSAPQPGPPTSSVTMATTDPGASSLGKAPSNSGRPPQLLSPLLSASLLGDLSSLTSSPGTLPSLLQPPGSLLSGQLGLQLLPGGGAPPPLSEASSPLACLLQSLQIPPEQPEAPCLPPESPTSALEPEPARPPLSALAPPHGSSDPPVPELLTGRGSGKRGRRGGGGLRGINGEARPSRGRKPGSRREPSRLALKWGTRGSFNGQMERSPRRTHHWQHNGELAEGGAEPKDPPLPGPHSEDLKVPLGIVRKSRRGRRRKYNPTRNSNSSRQDITLEPSPTTRAAVPLPPRARPGRPAKNKRRKLAP, from the exons ATGAATGGGGGCAATGAGAGCAGTGGAGCAGACAGAGCTGGGGGCCCTGTGGCCACATCTGTCCCCATCGGCTGGCAGCGCTGTGTACGAGAGGGTGCTGTGCTCTATATCAG CCCAAGTGGCACAGAGCTGTCTTCCTTGGAGCAAACCCGGAGCTACCTCCTCAGTGATGGGACCTGTAAGTGCGGTCTGGAGTGTCCACTCAATGTCCCTAAG GTTTTCAACTTTGACCCTTTGGCCCCGGTGaccctgggtggggctggggtggggccagCATCAGAGGAGGACATGACCAAGCTGTGCAACCACCGTCGGAAAGCTGTTGCTATGGCAACTCTGTACCGCAGCATGGAGACCACCTGCTCACACTCTTCTCCTG GAGAGGGAGCAAGCCCCCAGATGTTCCACACTGTGTCCCCAGGGCCTCCCTCTACCCGTCCTTCCTGTCGAGTTCCTTCTATAACTCCACTTAATGGGGGTCCTGGCTCCCTTCCCCAAGAGCAACCCTCAGTTCCCCAGGCCTTCCCATCTCTAGCAGGCCCTGGGGGACTCTTCCCACCACCAAGGCTTCCTGATCCAGTTCCTTCTGGGGGCAGCAGCAGCCCCTGTTTTCTCCCAAGGGGCAATGCCCCCTctccagccccacctcctccacctgctATCAGCCTGAATGCCCCCTCTTACAACTGGGGAACCACTGTCCGATCCAGCCTGGTGCCCTCTGACCTGGGCTCTCCTCCAGCCCCTCATGCCTCTTCCTCACCACCCTCAGACCCTCCTCTCTTCCACTGTAGTGATGCCTTAacaccccctcccctgcccccaagcAATAATCTCCTTGGCCCCTCTGGCCCCCCTGGCCCTGCTACTCAGCCACCAGTGTCTTCAGCCACTATGCACCTGCCCCTGGTCCTGGGACCCCTGGGAGGGGCCCCCACTGTGGAGGGGCCTGGGGCACCCCCCTTCCTTGCTAGCAGCCTACTCTCTGCAGCGGCCAAGGCACAGCATCCCCCACTACCCACTCCCAGCACTTTACAGGGCCGAAGGCCCCGTGCCCAGGCACCCTCAGCTTCCCACTCATCACCCCGTCCCTCTCAGCGTCGTCCCCGCCGACCCCCAACTGTATTGCGATTGCTTGAAGGGGGTAGTCCTCAAAACCCTAGAAGGAGCCGTCCTCGGGCCCCTGCTCCTGTTCCCCCGCCCTTTCCTATTCCAGAGCCATCCCAACCAATTCTCCCTTCTGTGCTGTCCCTGCTGGGACTCCCCACCCCTGGCCCTTCCCACTCTGATGGAAGCTTTAACCTTTTGGGGTCAGATGCacaccttcctcctcccccaaCCCTCTCCTCAGGgagccctccccagcccaggcaccCCATCCAACCCTCCCTGCCTGGGACCACCAGTGGCAGCCTCAGCAGTGTGCCAG GTGCCCCTGCCCCACCAGCTGCCTCCAAAGCCCCCATAGTCCCTAGCTCTGTGCTTCAAAGCCCatctgaagggctggggatgggggcagGCCCAGCTTGCCCTCTGCCTCCCTTGTCTGGTGGGGAGGCTTTCCCTTTCCCCAGTCCTGAGCAGGGCCTGGCGCTGAGTGGAGCTGGCTTCCCTGGGATGCTGGGGGCCCTGCCTCTCCCTCTGAATCTGGGGCAACCTCCACCTTCTCCATTGCTCAGCCACAGTTTATTTGGCATGCtggctgggggaggaggacaACCTCCCCCTGAACCCCTGCTACCCCCCCCAGGTGGACCTGGCCCCCCTTTAGCCCCAGGCGAGCCTGAAGGGCCTTCCCTTCTGGTAGCTTCCTTGCTTCCACCACCCCCCTCAGACCTTTTGCCACCCCCTTCTgcaccccctagcaacctccttgcctctttcctgcccctgctggccctgggccccACAGCTGGGGATGGGGAGGGATCTTCAGAGGGAGCTGGGGGTCCAAGTGGGGAACCATTTTCAGGTTTGGGAGACCTCCCCCCCCTGCTTTTCCCTCCCCTTTCAGCCCCCCCTACCCTCATAGCTTTAAATTCCGCGCTGCTGGCTGCCAGCCTGGATCCCCCCTCGGGGACACCCCCCCAG CCCTGTGTCCTGAGTGCCCCCCAACCTGGACCACCTACCTCCAGTGTCACCATGGCAACTACTGACCCGGGGGCCTCCTCTCTGGGCAAGGCCCCCtccaactcagggagaccccccCAGCTCCTTAGCCCTCTGCTGAGTGCCAGCCTGCTGG GTGACCTGTCTTCACTAACCAGCAGCCCTGGAACCCTCCCCAGCCTGTTGCAGCCTCCTGGTTCTCTTCTCTCTGGCCAGTTGGGGCTGCAGCTCCTCCCTGGGGGGGGAGCTCCTCCACCCCTCTCAGAGGCTTCTAGTCCCCTAGCCTGCCTGCTACAGAGTCTCCAG ATTCCTCCAGAGCAGCCAGAAGCCCCCTGTCTGCCCCCCGAGAGTCCCACCTCAGCCCTTGAACCAGAGCCTGCCCGGCCTCCCCTCAGTGCCTTAGCCCCACCCCATGGTTCTTCTGACCCCCCAGTCCCTGAGCTGCTCACTGGGAGGGGGTCAGGGAAACGGGGccggaggggaggagggggacttAGGGGCATTAATGGTGAGGCCAGGCCGAGCCGGGGCCGAAAGCCTGGCAGCCGGCGGGAGCCTAGCCGACTGGCCCTCAAATGGGGGACACGTGGTAGCTTCAATGGACAAATGGAACGGTCCCCAAGAAGGACTCACCACTGGCAGCATAATGGGGAGCTGGCTGAAGGGGGTGCTGAGCCTAAGGATCCACCCCTTCCTGGGCCCCATTCTGAGGACCTTAAG GTGCCCCTGGGGATAGTCAGAAAGTCTCGTCGTGGCCGGAGGAGAAAATACAA CCCTACCCGGAACAGCAATAGCTCCCGCCAGGATATTACCTTGGAACCCAGCCCTACAACCCGA GCGGCTGTCCCTCTGCCTCCCCGGGCCCGCCCTGGCCGTCCTGCCAAAAACAAGAGGAGGAAACTGGCCCCATAG
- the Mbd6 gene encoding methyl-CpG-binding domain protein 6 isoform X4: protein MNGGNESSGADRAGGPVATSVPIGWQRCVREGAVLYISPSGTELSSLEQTRSYLLSDGTCKCGLECPLNVPKVFNFDPLAPVTLGGAGVGPASEEDMTKLCNHRRKAVAMATLYRSMETTCSHSSPGEGASPQMFHTVSPGPPSTRPSCRVPSITPLNGGPGSLPQEQPSVPQAFPSLAGPGGLFPPPRLPDPVPSGGSSSPCFLPRGNAPSPAPPPPPAISLNAPSYNWGTTVRSSLVPSDLGSPPAPHASSSPPSDPPLFHCSDALTPPPLPPSNNLLGPSGPPGPATQPPVSSATMHLPLVLGPLGGAPTVEGPGAPPFLASSLLSAAAKAQHPPLPTPSTLQGRRPRAQAPSASHSSPRPSQRRPRRPPTVLRLLEGGSPQNPRRSRPRAPAPVPPPFPIPEPSQPILPSVLSLLGLPTPGPSHSDGSFNLLGSDAHLPPPPTLSSGSPPQPRHPIQPSLPGTTSGSLSSVPGAPAPPAASKAPIVPSSVLQSPSEGLGMGAGPACPLPPLSGGEAFPFPSPEQGLALSGAGFPGMLGALPLPLNLGQPPPSPLLSHSLFGMLAGGGGQPPPEPLLPPPGGPGPPLAPGEPEGPSLLVASLLPPPPSDLLPPPSAPPSNLLASFLPLLALGPTAGDGEGSSEGAGGPSGEPFSGLGDLPPLLFPPLSAPPTLIALNSALLAASLDPPSGTPPQPCVLSAPQPGPPTSSVTMATTDPGASSLGKAPSNSGRPPQLLSPLLSASLLGDLSSLTSSPGTLPSLLQPPGSLLSGQLGLQLLPGGGAPPPLSEASSPLACLLQSLQQIPPEQPEAPCLPPESPTSALEPEPARPPLSALAPPHGSSDPPVPELLTGRGSGKRGRRGGGGLRGINGEARPSRGRKPGSRREPSRLALKWGTRGSFNGQMERSPRRTHHWQHNGELAEGGAEPKDPPLPGPHSEDLKSIFSQVPLGIVRKSRRGRRRKYNPTRNSNSSRQDITLEPSPTTRAAVPLPPRARPGRPAKNKRRKLAP, encoded by the exons ATGAATGGGGGCAATGAGAGCAGTGGAGCAGACAGAGCTGGGGGCCCTGTGGCCACATCTGTCCCCATCGGCTGGCAGCGCTGTGTACGAGAGGGTGCTGTGCTCTATATCAG CCCAAGTGGCACAGAGCTGTCTTCCTTGGAGCAAACCCGGAGCTACCTCCTCAGTGATGGGACCTGTAAGTGCGGTCTGGAGTGTCCACTCAATGTCCCTAAG GTTTTCAACTTTGACCCTTTGGCCCCGGTGaccctgggtggggctggggtggggccagCATCAGAGGAGGACATGACCAAGCTGTGCAACCACCGTCGGAAAGCTGTTGCTATGGCAACTCTGTACCGCAGCATGGAGACCACCTGCTCACACTCTTCTCCTG GAGAGGGAGCAAGCCCCCAGATGTTCCACACTGTGTCCCCAGGGCCTCCCTCTACCCGTCCTTCCTGTCGAGTTCCTTCTATAACTCCACTTAATGGGGGTCCTGGCTCCCTTCCCCAAGAGCAACCCTCAGTTCCCCAGGCCTTCCCATCTCTAGCAGGCCCTGGGGGACTCTTCCCACCACCAAGGCTTCCTGATCCAGTTCCTTCTGGGGGCAGCAGCAGCCCCTGTTTTCTCCCAAGGGGCAATGCCCCCTctccagccccacctcctccacctgctATCAGCCTGAATGCCCCCTCTTACAACTGGGGAACCACTGTCCGATCCAGCCTGGTGCCCTCTGACCTGGGCTCTCCTCCAGCCCCTCATGCCTCTTCCTCACCACCCTCAGACCCTCCTCTCTTCCACTGTAGTGATGCCTTAacaccccctcccctgcccccaagcAATAATCTCCTTGGCCCCTCTGGCCCCCCTGGCCCTGCTACTCAGCCACCAGTGTCTTCAGCCACTATGCACCTGCCCCTGGTCCTGGGACCCCTGGGAGGGGCCCCCACTGTGGAGGGGCCTGGGGCACCCCCCTTCCTTGCTAGCAGCCTACTCTCTGCAGCGGCCAAGGCACAGCATCCCCCACTACCCACTCCCAGCACTTTACAGGGCCGAAGGCCCCGTGCCCAGGCACCCTCAGCTTCCCACTCATCACCCCGTCCCTCTCAGCGTCGTCCCCGCCGACCCCCAACTGTATTGCGATTGCTTGAAGGGGGTAGTCCTCAAAACCCTAGAAGGAGCCGTCCTCGGGCCCCTGCTCCTGTTCCCCCGCCCTTTCCTATTCCAGAGCCATCCCAACCAATTCTCCCTTCTGTGCTGTCCCTGCTGGGACTCCCCACCCCTGGCCCTTCCCACTCTGATGGAAGCTTTAACCTTTTGGGGTCAGATGCacaccttcctcctcccccaaCCCTCTCCTCAGGgagccctccccagcccaggcaccCCATCCAACCCTCCCTGCCTGGGACCACCAGTGGCAGCCTCAGCAGTGTGCCAG GTGCCCCTGCCCCACCAGCTGCCTCCAAAGCCCCCATAGTCCCTAGCTCTGTGCTTCAAAGCCCatctgaagggctggggatgggggcagGCCCAGCTTGCCCTCTGCCTCCCTTGTCTGGTGGGGAGGCTTTCCCTTTCCCCAGTCCTGAGCAGGGCCTGGCGCTGAGTGGAGCTGGCTTCCCTGGGATGCTGGGGGCCCTGCCTCTCCCTCTGAATCTGGGGCAACCTCCACCTTCTCCATTGCTCAGCCACAGTTTATTTGGCATGCtggctgggggaggaggacaACCTCCCCCTGAACCCCTGCTACCCCCCCCAGGTGGACCTGGCCCCCCTTTAGCCCCAGGCGAGCCTGAAGGGCCTTCCCTTCTGGTAGCTTCCTTGCTTCCACCACCCCCCTCAGACCTTTTGCCACCCCCTTCTgcaccccctagcaacctccttgcctctttcctgcccctgctggccctgggccccACAGCTGGGGATGGGGAGGGATCTTCAGAGGGAGCTGGGGGTCCAAGTGGGGAACCATTTTCAGGTTTGGGAGACCTCCCCCCCCTGCTTTTCCCTCCCCTTTCAGCCCCCCCTACCCTCATAGCTTTAAATTCCGCGCTGCTGGCTGCCAGCCTGGATCCCCCCTCGGGGACACCCCCCCAG CCCTGTGTCCTGAGTGCCCCCCAACCTGGACCACCTACCTCCAGTGTCACCATGGCAACTACTGACCCGGGGGCCTCCTCTCTGGGCAAGGCCCCCtccaactcagggagaccccccCAGCTCCTTAGCCCTCTGCTGAGTGCCAGCCTGCTGG GTGACCTGTCTTCACTAACCAGCAGCCCTGGAACCCTCCCCAGCCTGTTGCAGCCTCCTGGTTCTCTTCTCTCTGGCCAGTTGGGGCTGCAGCTCCTCCCTGGGGGGGGAGCTCCTCCACCCCTCTCAGAGGCTTCTAGTCCCCTAGCCTGCCTGCTACAGAGTCTCCAG CAGATTCCTCCAGAGCAGCCAGAAGCCCCCTGTCTGCCCCCCGAGAGTCCCACCTCAGCCCTTGAACCAGAGCCTGCCCGGCCTCCCCTCAGTGCCTTAGCCCCACCCCATGGTTCTTCTGACCCCCCAGTCCCTGAGCTGCTCACTGGGAGGGGGTCAGGGAAACGGGGccggaggggaggagggggacttAGGGGCATTAATGGTGAGGCCAGGCCGAGCCGGGGCCGAAAGCCTGGCAGCCGGCGGGAGCCTAGCCGACTGGCCCTCAAATGGGGGACACGTGGTAGCTTCAATGGACAAATGGAACGGTCCCCAAGAAGGACTCACCACTGGCAGCATAATGGGGAGCTGGCTGAAGGGGGTGCTGAGCCTAAGGATCCACCCCTTCCTGGGCCCCATTCTGAGGACCTTAAG TCCATCTTTTCTCAGGTGCCCCTGGGGATAGTCAGAAAGTCTCGTCGTGGCCGGAGGAGAAAATACAA CCCTACCCGGAACAGCAATAGCTCCCGCCAGGATATTACCTTGGAACCCAGCCCTACAACCCGA GCGGCTGTCCCTCTGCCTCCCCGGGCCCGCCCTGGCCGTCCTGCCAAAAACAAGAGGAGGAAACTGGCCCCATAG
- the Mbd6 gene encoding methyl-CpG-binding domain protein 6 isoform X5, with protein MNGGNESSGADRAGGPVATSVPIGWQRCVREGAVLYISPSGTELSSLEQTRSYLLSDGTCKCGLECPLNVPKVFNFDPLAPVTLGGAGVGPASEEDMTKLCNHRRKAVAMATLYRSMETTCSHSSPGEGASPQMFHTVSPGPPSTRPSCRVPSITPLNGGPGSLPQEQPSVPQAFPSLAGPGGLFPPPRLPDPVPSGGSSSPCFLPRGNAPSPAPPPPPAISLNAPSYNWGTTVRSSLVPSDLGSPPAPHASSSPPSDPPLFHCSDALTPPPLPPSNNLLGPSGPPGPATQPPVSSATMHLPLVLGPLGGAPTVEGPGAPPFLASSLLSAAAKAQHPPLPTPSTLQGRRPRAQAPSASHSSPRPSQRRPRRPPTVLRLLEGGSPQNPRRSRPRAPAPVPPPFPIPEPSQPILPSVLSLLGLPTPGPSHSDGSFNLLGSDAHLPPPPTLSSGSPPQPRHPIQPSLPGTTSGSLSSVPGAPAPPAASKAPIVPSSVLQSPSEGLGMGAGPACPLPPLSGGEAFPFPSPEQGLALSGAGFPGMLGALPLPLNLGQPPPSPLLSHSLFGMLAGGGGQPPPEPLLPPPGGPGPPLAPGEPEGPSLLVASLLPPPPSDLLPPPSAPPSNLLASFLPLLALGPTAGDGEGSSEGAGGPSGEPFSGLGDLPPLLFPPLSAPPTLIALNSALLAASLDPPSGTPPQPCVLSAPQPGPPTSSVTMATTDPGASSLGKAPSNSGRPPQLLSPLLSASLLGDLSSLTSSPGTLPSLLQPPGSLLSGQLGLQLLPGGGAPPPLSEASSPLACLLQSLQQIPPEQPEAPCLPPESPTSALEPEPARPPLSALAPPHGSSDPPVPELLTGRGSGKRGRRGGGGLRGINGEARPSRGRKPGSRREPSRLALKWGTRGSFNGQMERSPRRTHHWQHNGELAEGGAEPKDPPLPGPHSEDLKVPLGIVRKSRRGRRRKYNPTRNSNSSRQDITLEPSPTTRAAVPLPPRARPGRPAKNKRRKLAP; from the exons ATGAATGGGGGCAATGAGAGCAGTGGAGCAGACAGAGCTGGGGGCCCTGTGGCCACATCTGTCCCCATCGGCTGGCAGCGCTGTGTACGAGAGGGTGCTGTGCTCTATATCAG CCCAAGTGGCACAGAGCTGTCTTCCTTGGAGCAAACCCGGAGCTACCTCCTCAGTGATGGGACCTGTAAGTGCGGTCTGGAGTGTCCACTCAATGTCCCTAAG GTTTTCAACTTTGACCCTTTGGCCCCGGTGaccctgggtggggctggggtggggccagCATCAGAGGAGGACATGACCAAGCTGTGCAACCACCGTCGGAAAGCTGTTGCTATGGCAACTCTGTACCGCAGCATGGAGACCACCTGCTCACACTCTTCTCCTG GAGAGGGAGCAAGCCCCCAGATGTTCCACACTGTGTCCCCAGGGCCTCCCTCTACCCGTCCTTCCTGTCGAGTTCCTTCTATAACTCCACTTAATGGGGGTCCTGGCTCCCTTCCCCAAGAGCAACCCTCAGTTCCCCAGGCCTTCCCATCTCTAGCAGGCCCTGGGGGACTCTTCCCACCACCAAGGCTTCCTGATCCAGTTCCTTCTGGGGGCAGCAGCAGCCCCTGTTTTCTCCCAAGGGGCAATGCCCCCTctccagccccacctcctccacctgctATCAGCCTGAATGCCCCCTCTTACAACTGGGGAACCACTGTCCGATCCAGCCTGGTGCCCTCTGACCTGGGCTCTCCTCCAGCCCCTCATGCCTCTTCCTCACCACCCTCAGACCCTCCTCTCTTCCACTGTAGTGATGCCTTAacaccccctcccctgcccccaagcAATAATCTCCTTGGCCCCTCTGGCCCCCCTGGCCCTGCTACTCAGCCACCAGTGTCTTCAGCCACTATGCACCTGCCCCTGGTCCTGGGACCCCTGGGAGGGGCCCCCACTGTGGAGGGGCCTGGGGCACCCCCCTTCCTTGCTAGCAGCCTACTCTCTGCAGCGGCCAAGGCACAGCATCCCCCACTACCCACTCCCAGCACTTTACAGGGCCGAAGGCCCCGTGCCCAGGCACCCTCAGCTTCCCACTCATCACCCCGTCCCTCTCAGCGTCGTCCCCGCCGACCCCCAACTGTATTGCGATTGCTTGAAGGGGGTAGTCCTCAAAACCCTAGAAGGAGCCGTCCTCGGGCCCCTGCTCCTGTTCCCCCGCCCTTTCCTATTCCAGAGCCATCCCAACCAATTCTCCCTTCTGTGCTGTCCCTGCTGGGACTCCCCACCCCTGGCCCTTCCCACTCTGATGGAAGCTTTAACCTTTTGGGGTCAGATGCacaccttcctcctcccccaaCCCTCTCCTCAGGgagccctccccagcccaggcaccCCATCCAACCCTCCCTGCCTGGGACCACCAGTGGCAGCCTCAGCAGTGTGCCAG GTGCCCCTGCCCCACCAGCTGCCTCCAAAGCCCCCATAGTCCCTAGCTCTGTGCTTCAAAGCCCatctgaagggctggggatgggggcagGCCCAGCTTGCCCTCTGCCTCCCTTGTCTGGTGGGGAGGCTTTCCCTTTCCCCAGTCCTGAGCAGGGCCTGGCGCTGAGTGGAGCTGGCTTCCCTGGGATGCTGGGGGCCCTGCCTCTCCCTCTGAATCTGGGGCAACCTCCACCTTCTCCATTGCTCAGCCACAGTTTATTTGGCATGCtggctgggggaggaggacaACCTCCCCCTGAACCCCTGCTACCCCCCCCAGGTGGACCTGGCCCCCCTTTAGCCCCAGGCGAGCCTGAAGGGCCTTCCCTTCTGGTAGCTTCCTTGCTTCCACCACCCCCCTCAGACCTTTTGCCACCCCCTTCTgcaccccctagcaacctccttgcctctttcctgcccctgctggccctgggccccACAGCTGGGGATGGGGAGGGATCTTCAGAGGGAGCTGGGGGTCCAAGTGGGGAACCATTTTCAGGTTTGGGAGACCTCCCCCCCCTGCTTTTCCCTCCCCTTTCAGCCCCCCCTACCCTCATAGCTTTAAATTCCGCGCTGCTGGCTGCCAGCCTGGATCCCCCCTCGGGGACACCCCCCCAG CCCTGTGTCCTGAGTGCCCCCCAACCTGGACCACCTACCTCCAGTGTCACCATGGCAACTACTGACCCGGGGGCCTCCTCTCTGGGCAAGGCCCCCtccaactcagggagaccccccCAGCTCCTTAGCCCTCTGCTGAGTGCCAGCCTGCTGG GTGACCTGTCTTCACTAACCAGCAGCCCTGGAACCCTCCCCAGCCTGTTGCAGCCTCCTGGTTCTCTTCTCTCTGGCCAGTTGGGGCTGCAGCTCCTCCCTGGGGGGGGAGCTCCTCCACCCCTCTCAGAGGCTTCTAGTCCCCTAGCCTGCCTGCTACAGAGTCTCCAG CAGATTCCTCCAGAGCAGCCAGAAGCCCCCTGTCTGCCCCCCGAGAGTCCCACCTCAGCCCTTGAACCAGAGCCTGCCCGGCCTCCCCTCAGTGCCTTAGCCCCACCCCATGGTTCTTCTGACCCCCCAGTCCCTGAGCTGCTCACTGGGAGGGGGTCAGGGAAACGGGGccggaggggaggagggggacttAGGGGCATTAATGGTGAGGCCAGGCCGAGCCGGGGCCGAAAGCCTGGCAGCCGGCGGGAGCCTAGCCGACTGGCCCTCAAATGGGGGACACGTGGTAGCTTCAATGGACAAATGGAACGGTCCCCAAGAAGGACTCACCACTGGCAGCATAATGGGGAGCTGGCTGAAGGGGGTGCTGAGCCTAAGGATCCACCCCTTCCTGGGCCCCATTCTGAGGACCTTAAG GTGCCCCTGGGGATAGTCAGAAAGTCTCGTCGTGGCCGGAGGAGAAAATACAA CCCTACCCGGAACAGCAATAGCTCCCGCCAGGATATTACCTTGGAACCCAGCCCTACAACCCGA GCGGCTGTCCCTCTGCCTCCCCGGGCCCGCCCTGGCCGTCCTGCCAAAAACAAGAGGAGGAAACTGGCCCCATAG